A section of the Oncorhynchus tshawytscha isolate Ot180627B linkage group LG09, Otsh_v2.0, whole genome shotgun sequence genome encodes:
- the LOC112258776 gene encoding rho GTPase-activating protein 27 isoform X7, whose translation MMSLKDRLLYIEPGINQTHFKQVENASPNTAVYANVTELKKNIPQSPPLEALSPDLPLSQEEWQVHTDKDSGKEFYYRPATGQTTWADPHSTLPSADMELPKEALAIPALSMALSPALSPALSPALSPALSPALSPALSPASSQGSNWEQVFDETTGRNYFYNPTSGATSWGAPEPIAPSSPVTEPPVLKLPDRGPPPLPKEDYLTEDHGAPDTSSSVFPKDIPPMPQAKLAIIPRAILDSVPAGWNRSIEADGKTVFTSERTQEQWLKSVDQEGKTYYYLRDGSRSQWNLPAELPGAASLSKVGNGVDQDSPLVLKNWRHTMGPAQFGPSQEDNRFFPTHRRNVSDVTSEASSSGNSPETPRHTDRLGVRSRLSHLSTDSHHEHTHLLEKAGILNKTKVADNGKRIRKNWSPSWTVLHGGILTFHKDPKSAPSGNSNKTNQITPEYTVELRGATVGWAPKDKSSKKNVLELKTRHGCEYLVQYDTESIICDWHRIILDTVRQLDQDHLSEEEEEEPMEKSPLASDRDKRTSSATKITPGISAESSDQGRVRTKLRKFLQKRPTLQSVKEKGYIRDNVFGCHLDTLCHRENSTVPRFAEKCIRAVEIRGLDIDGIYRVSGNLAVIQRLRHKADHEENLDLEDGQWEEIHVITGALKLFLRELPEPLFPYSFFDKFIAAIKIQDYPQKVLYFRDLVRSLPLPNHDTMHLLFKHLLKVIEFGEKNRMSVQSVAIVFGPTLLRPQTESANITVYMVYQNQIVELILKEFETVFAPS comes from the exons ATGATGTCTTTGAAGGATCGTCTACTCTACATTGAGCCTGGGATTAACCAAACACACTTTAAACAG GTGGAGAATGCCAGCCCCAACACTGCTGTTTACGCCAACGTCACAGAGCTGAAGAAAAACATCCCACAATCCCCTCCGTTAGAAGCTCTGAGTCCTGACTTGCCCCTTTCCCAGGAGGAATGGCAGGTGCACACTGACAAGGACAGCGGGAAAGAGTTCTATTACCGCCCAGCCACGGGCCAAACCACTTGGGCCGACCCCCACAGCACCCTCCCCTCCGCAGACATGGAGCTGCCCAAGGAGGCGTTGGCTATCCCAGCCCTGTCCATGGCCCTGTCCCCGGCCCTGTCCCCAGCCCTGTCCCCAGCCCTGTCCCCGGCCCTGTCCCCAGCCCTGTCCCCGGCCCTCTCACCAGCCTCATCCCAGGGTTCCAACTGGGAACAGGTGTTTGATGAGACCACCGGTCGAAACTACTTCTATAACCCCACCTCTGGGGCCACGTCCTGGGGAGCTCCGGAGCCCatcgctccctcctctcctgttacTGAGCCTCCTGTGCTGAAGCTCCCAGACAGAGGACCG CCACCTCTCCCAAAGGAAGACTACCTGACAGAAGACCACGGAGCTCCAGACACCTCCTCCTCGGTGTTCCCCAAAGACATCCCGCCCATGCCGCAGGCTAAACTGGCCATCATACCCCGGGCCATTCTAGACAGTGTCCCGGCGGGCTGGAACCGCTCCATAGAGGCAGATGGGAAGACCGTATTCACCAGCGAACGCACACAGGAGCAG TGGCTCAAGTCTGTGGATCAAGAAGGAAAGACATACTACTACCTGAGAGACGGCTCCAGATCCCAGTGGAACCTTCCAGCAGAG CTCCCAGGTGCAGCCAGTCTGTCCAAGGTGGGGAATGGAGTGGACCAGGACAGCCCGCTGGTTCTGAAGAACTGGAGACACACAATGGGCCCAGCTCAGTTTGGCCCCTCCCAAGAAGACAAC AGGTTCTTTCCAACACATAGGAGAAACGTTTCGGACGTCACCAGTGAAGCATCCAGCTCAGGCAACTCCCCTGAGACGCCACGCCAT ACTGATAGGTTGGGAGTACGGAGTAGACTGTCACATCTGAGCACAGACTCACATCATGAGCAT ACACATCTACTAGAGAAGGCAGGGATCCTGAACAAAACCAAGGTGGCTGACAATGGGAAAAGAATTAG GAAGAATTGGAGTCCGTCATGGACAGTGCTGCATGGAGGCATTCTCACGTTTCACAAAGACCCAAAATCTGCACCCTCGGGAAACTCT AACAAGACCAATCAGATCACCCCAGAGTACACAGTGGAGCTGCGTGGAGCCACTGTGGGCTGGGCCCCCAAGGACAAGTCCAGCAAGAAGAACGTTCTGGAG TTGAAAACGCGTCATGGGTGTGAGTACCTGGTCCAGTACGACACAGAGAGCATCATTTGTGACTGGCACAGGATCATACTGGACACCGTAAGACAGCTG gacCAAGATCACTTGtcggaagaggaagaggaggagcctaTGGAGAAATCTCCACTTGCTTCAGACAGAGACAAGAGGACCAGCT CAGCCACTAAAATTACGCCTGGCATCAGTGCCGAGTCATCAGATCAGGGGCGTGTCCGCACCAAACTACGCAAGTTTCTCCAGAAGAGGCCCACACTGCAGTCAGTGAAGGAGAAGGGCTATATAAGAG ATAAtgtgtttggttgtcatctgGACACGCTGTGCCATCGAGAGAACAGCACTGTGCCCAGGTTTGCAGAGAAGTGCATCAGGGCAGTGGAGATTAGAG GTCTGGACATTGATGGGATCTACAGAGTTAGTGGGAATCTAGCTGTCATTCAGAGACTACGCCACAAAGCAGATCATG aggaAAATCTGGACCTAGAGGATGGTCAGTGGGAGGAGATTCATGTGATCACGGGGGCGCTAAAGCTCTTCCTGAGGGAGCTGCCTGAACCTCTCTTCCCTTACAGCTTCTTCGACAAGTTTATCGCTGCCATCA AAATCCAGGACTATCCTCAGAAGGTGTTGTACTTCCGTGACCTGGTGAGGTCCCTTCCCCTGCCCAACCACGACACCATGCACCTCCTTTTCAAACACCTCCTCAA aGTGATTGAGTTTGGGGAAAAGAACCGTATGTCAGTCCAGAGTGTGGCCATCGTGTTTGGCCCTACGTTACTCAGGCCCCAGACTGAATCGGCCAACATCACCGTTTACATGGTCTACCAGAACCAGATTGTGGAGCTCATCCTCAAAGAGTTTGAGACAGTATTTGCCCCCAGCTGA